The Haloarcula limicola genomic sequence CCGAGCGAGGCGCTCGTCCCCGCCGCCGTCGCCGCCCTCGCACAGACGACCGGCGGCTACGACCTGCCGGCGATCGCGGCCATCCTCGGGGTGGCCGTCCTCGGCGCGACGGTCGGCCAGACGGCGCTGTTCCTGCTGACGAAGCGCGGCGGCCGCGAGTGGCTGCTCTCGAAGCCGTGGTTCCGCGTGAGCGAGGACCAACTGGACCGCTTCGGCCGCCTGTTCGACCGCTTCGGCGTGCTGGCGGTGCCGCTCAGCAACACTTTGCTGTTCACGCGCGGCATGCTGACGGTGCCCGCCGGCGTCGCTGGCATGTCGACGCGGCGGTTCGTGGCGCTGTCGGCGCTCGGCACGCTCTCCTTCGAGATTCTTCTTGCGGCGGCCGCGATGGGCGTCCTCGAACTGTTCTGAGACGGATCCGCTTTGACCGCTCCGGGCCGGCGTAGTAGAGTTTACGTGATAGAACGCACTACTCGACGGTATGGCTACCTCCGTGAAAATAGACGAGGACACGAAAGACCGCCTCGAACGATTACGGGCGGAGATAAAGCTCGAAACCGGCGAGAACGTCACGCAGCAGGAGCTCCTCGACCGAATCGTCGAACGCGAATTCGAGTCGAGAGACGACCTCATCGACTCGTTTAGAGACGAGTGGGACGGTCTCTCCGACACGGAGACCAAGCGATTGCTCGCCGGGACTGCCGGGTCGGGAAACCCCGTGACGGAGTCCGAGATCGACGACGTGCTGTACAGTGAGGAGTCGGCGGACGAGTGACTGTTTTCGTCGATACCGGCGTGTTCTACGCACAGCACGACGAAGACACGAGCCGGCACGCTGCCGCCCAACGCGCGATGAAAGCGATAGCTGGCGGTCGGTTCGGTAGACCGATGACTAGCGATTACGTCTACGACGAGACGGTGACGTTAACGCTTTCTCGGTTTGCAGACTCGTCCGAAGCGACGACCGTTAGCAATCGCATCCTCGGTCGAGCGGACTTTCCGGAGATGGTGACGCTACTCTTTCTCGAACGCGCGCAGTTCTTCGAAGCCATCGATATACGAACGCGATACGAGGACCAGTCGCTGAGTTTCACCGACGCGACGACGGTCGCACTCGTGAACGAATACGACATCGACCACGTTCTGTCGTTCGACGACGATTTCGACGGCATCGTGAGCTGCCTCGACCCAGCCGCCCTCTAACGTTCTTCGACCGTCTCGACGCGCTCGCGGAGCCACGCTATCGCTTCCTCGACTGTCTCGCTGTCCTCGCCCGTCACCTTGATTCGCCCCGGCGCGTCGTCGCTCCGGGGGTAGCTTCCGACGGCGACGCCGAATCGCTCGCCGGCTTCGGCGACGACGCCGACGACGGCCCCCTCTGGTGCTGGCGTCTGGAGCGTCTCGGTCGTGCGGTCGCCGCCGAAGTCCGCGGCGACGGTGGCGTACATGGCCTTCAGTTCGTCAGGAATGCCCGGCATCACGTAGACGCCGTCCAGCACGCAGCCGGCGGCGAAACTCTCGTCGGTCAACAGCGGCTCCGCGCCCTCCGGAATCGCAGCCCACGCGTCCAGATCGAGGTCCATGTCGTAGCGGTCGACCATCTCGGGGTTCTCCTCGGCGAAGCGGTCGGCCTTCGCTTCGAGGTGGGCGCGCACGTCCTTGGGTACGACCAACTCGCGGCCGAACGCCTCGGCGACGCCCGCCTTCGTCACGTCGTCGGGCGTCCCGCCGATGCCGCCGGTGACGACGACGGCGTCGAAGGCATCGTGGTACCGGGACACCGCGTCGGCGATGACCGATTCCTCGTCGGGAATGGTCAGAATCCGCGTGACTCTCGCGCCCGCGTCGCTCAGTTCGCGGGCCAGCCACGTCGCGTTCGTGTTCTCCGTATCCCCCGAGAGCAACTCGTCGCCGACGGTGAGCAGCGCCACGTCCATACCGGTCGCTCGTGCGCGAGCGGGGTAAGGATTCTTGCTAGGAGACGCTGGCGAGGAAGTCGTCGGAGAACGATGAGTGACCGAGAACAGGCAGAAAGTCCCCCTAGCTACGATTAGAACAACTGTTACCGCAAAAGAATACGAAACGCGAAACAGCCAGAAAGCCCCGACTGGCTGAAATCGGGGGACTCGCTGCGCGCTTCACTCACTACGTTCGTTGCAGTGCTTACTTCGTCCACCTTCGTTCAGCCAGTCGCCCCTTTCAGTCCCACCCCGTTGCTGAGTCCCCAGCCGACACGGGTGGGACGTTCTGGCTGTTCAGAGACGTTTAGCTGTCACAAAGCACTCGTACTATTTCCCCGTTCGACCGCCTCAGCGAGCAGTTCCGTCAGCCCGATTATCTCGATGTCGTCCTCGTAGCCGCCGGTCTTCCGGCCGTCCTCGTACATCGTCATGCACATCGGGCAGGCGACGACGAACTTCTCGACTCGTTCGCCGGCATCCGTATCTTCCAGCGCTTCGCGCAGACGCTCCTCGCTGGGTTTCGGGTCCTCGTCGAAGTCCATCCAGAGACCGCCGCCGCCCCCGCCACAGCAGAAGGAGTCGTCGCGGTTGCGCGGCATCTCGTAGCGGTCACAGCCGGTCGCGTCGACGAGGTCGCGCGGGGCCTCGAACACGTCGTTGTACCGCCCGAGGTGACAGGGGTCGTGGTACGTAACGGTGTAGTCGAGTTCGTCGCCGGAGAGGCCCAACGATCCGGCTTCCGCGAGGTCGGCGACGACCTGCGTGTAGTGGAAGACGGACGATTCGTCCCACTCGCAGTCCTCGAACTCGGGGTACTCGTTCTTGAACGTGTTGTAGGCGTGGGGGTCGGTCGTCACGATAGAATCGAACTCGCAGTCGCCGATCGCGACGGCGTTGTCCTCGACGAGCATCTCGTAGAGGCCCTCTTCGCCGACCCGGCGCACGTCGTTGCCGGCGGTCTGTTCGGCCTCGTAGAGGATCCCGTACTCGACGCCGGCGGCCTCGAAGACCCGTGCTAAGGCCCGCGCCACGCGCTTGTTACGCTCGTCGTAGCTCGGGTAGTCGCCGACGTACCAGAGGTACTCGACCGGTTGGTCGCGGGCGTCGGGCACCTCGAAGTCGAGTTCGTCGGTCCAGTCCGGGCGTTTCCGCTCGGGGTCGCCGAAGGTGTTGCCGTGCTGGAAGACGTTCATCATCGCGTCCTGGACGTGCTCGTCCATCTCGCCGGACTCGGTGAGGCGGCGGTTCAGCTCCGTGAACTGCGTGACGTGTTCGATGTCCACCGGGCAGGCGTCCATGCAGGCCATGCAGGACATACAGGACTCCATCGTCCGGGCGTCGATAACTGAACTCCCGCCGTCGGCGATAATCGGGACCTCCTCCCCGCCGGCGTCCCGCTGTTCGCGGTACTCCTTCAGGTCCAGAATGACGTTTCGGGGGTCCAGCGGCCGTCCTGCCGCCTTTGCCGGGCAGACGTCGGAACAGCGCCCGCACTTCGTGCAGGCGTCGTGGTCGAGCAACTGCTTCCAGGAGAAGTCGTCGATCTCGCTGGGACCGATGTCCTCGGGGGCGGCGTCTTCGGGGACCCTCGGCAGGCGGACGCCCGCTTTCTCGTCGCGGGCGACGAGATTGGCGAACGAGGAGAACATGTGGAACGGCTTGGCGTAGGGAATCCACGCGATAAACCACAGGGCGACCAGCGAGTGGCTCCACCAGACGAACGGGTAGGCCGCGGCGGCCTGCTGCGGGGTCACGCCCGCGAGGAGGAGGAGGTCCCTGACGAACCAGCCGACGAAACTGATCGTCTCGAAGCTCACGTCACGCACCGTCGAGGTGCCGAGGATGCGGACGCCCTCGGTGAGGTAGCCGCCGACGCCGAGGACGAACAGCGCCGCCAGAAAGAGGTCGTCCTCGCGGGAGGTGTGGCGGTCGTGCAACCGCTCCATCCGACGGCCGTAGCGCCGCCACAACGCCACGCCGACGCCGACGACGAACAGTAGCCCCATCGCGTCCATCACGAACGAGTAGGAGAGGTAGAACTCACCGACGAAGAACGACTCACCGGTTAGCGGGCGGTAGAGGTCCATGTCGATGCCGAGAATCGTCGTCCCGATGAGTAAGGTGAGAAACCCCCAGACGACGAAGGCGTGCATCACGCCCGCGACGGCGTCGCGGTCGAGTTGCTTCCGGTTCGAGAGGGCGAGTCGCGCCGCGTCGAAGACCCGCTCGGGCAGGTCGTCGAGGCGGTCGAACGGGTCCTCGGAACCCCGCGTGTATCGGGCCACGCGGCCGTAGACGCCGTACAGGAAGACCAGAATCGCGAGCGCGGCGAGATAGTAGAAGAGGACCTTCCCCACGGGACCGATGCGCCAGAACGTCGGCCGCGTGGTCGTCTGGAGCGCGAGTGACATACGCTCACACGGGGCGCGAGCCCACTTGAAGATTGTCACGGGGGCACCGCCGTCCCCGACAATCTAGCAACCGTTGCATGTTTTCGACAGTTTTCCGTCGCCTACCCAACAACTATATACGCCGCGGACGGAAGGTTCCGGTCCGATGGACGAGAAGACAGAGGAACTCCGTGACATCTTCATGGACGTCTCCGAGGAGGGGACGGTGACGGAGTCACAGGAGGCCACCCACGGGACGCTGGCCGACGTCGACGAGACGGAGTTAGACGACCGACTCGTCGACGTGATTTCACGCATGCGCGAGCGTTACGAGTTCCGGACAGACCTCGGCGACGACGCGTTGGTGACGCTGGTTCGGGCGTTCTACGAGGGCCGCGAGGACGACGACATCGCCGACGAACTCGGCGTCGCGGCCGCGGCGGCGACGGACGCGCGCCTGGACCTGCACCTCTTCCGCGACTCGGATACGGACGCCGACTTCGACGTGACCGCGTTCCGCCGCCGGATCGTGGAGGACGACCCGACCGACGACGAGCTCGTCGCCGCCTTCGCCGTGAGCGAGGCCGAGATAGCCCATTACCGACGCGTCGTCGAAGCACAGGCCGCCGCCCGGCAGGTGAGCCACCGCTTCCGGAGCGAGTTCGAGGACGTGCTGAGCGACGCCGGCCTCTCGACGCGCATGACCGAGTCGCTCCGACAGGACGGCCTGGACGAAGCCACCGAGGACATCGATTCGTTGGATTCCGACGCCGACGTCTCGATGTGACGCCGCCGAAGCCACTTTCCACCCGCCACTGCGACTCGCGCTGAAGGTTTATACCCGAAGACGGGACCAGCGCTGTCTATGGCCGAGCACACCTTCCGCGAGTTGGAAACCGCGGCCTACTGCCCGCGAAAGCTCTACTACCGCCGCCGCGAGGGGCCGCCGGACGTGCCCGACGAAGTCGGGCGAATCCGCGAACTGGCGTTCGACTACGAGCGCCTGCTGACCGACGACGCGACGCTGTTGACCGCGCCCATCGAGGCCGACCCGACCACGGTCCGCGAACGGCTGCGGGCGGCTCGGGACCGACTCGACGACTGGGACGCGCTCGCCGACCCGACGGCCCGGGACGTGTTCCTCTCGGGGAAGGACGCCCGCGGCATCGCTCACAAGATCGTCGCGGCCGCGGACGGTCCGGTCCCCTCGCTCGTCTTCGCCGGCGCACCGCCCGAACAGGGCGTCTGGGAGCCACAGAGCGTCCGACTGGTCGCGGCCGCGAAGGCGCTCTCGTGGGAGCGCGAGCGGGCGGTCGAACGCGCGTACGCGGAGTACCCCGCCCACGGCGTCGTCCGGGAGATCGATCTGACGGTCCGGCGAACCGGCGTCTATCGCCGGGCAGTTCGGACCGCGGACAGCGTCGACGGCCCGCCCTCTCGCGTCGACAACGACGCGAAGTGCGGTCCCTGCGACTACCGTGAGAACTGCGGCGTCAGGACGCGGTCGCTGCGGTCGCTGCTGTGAGTCGGCGACGCGAGAGCCGCGCTCAGTTCAGTTGTCCGCCAGCCACGCCTCGACCGCGTCGGCGTTCGCGCCCCGCCGGTGGATCGTCCCCGCCTCGACGTCCACGACGGTCGAGCCGACGCCGCCGGTCTCGCCGCCGTCGAGCACGACCGCCGCCCGCTCGCGGATCTCGTCCAGTTCCGCGACGGCGGTCGCGCTGGGGTTGCCGGAGACGTTCGCGCTCGTCGCCGTCAGCGGCGCGACCGCTTCGAGGAGCGCGAGCGCGACGGGGTGGTCCGGCACCCTGACGCCGACCCGCGGTTCGCCGCCGGTCAGCGCGTCCGGGACGCCGTCGCGTCGCTCGGTGACGACGGTGACGGGGCCGGGCAGGAACTCGCGCATGAACCGCTCCTCGCGGTCGGTCGGGGCGACGTACTCCAGCGCGCTGTCCACGTCCGGCACCGCGAGCGAGACGGGTTTGTCCCGCGAGCGCCCCTTCGCGGCGAAGGCGGCTTCGACCGCGTGGGTGTCGGTCGCGTCGGCCGCCAGCCCGTACACCGTCTCGGTCGGATAGACGACGAGTTCGCCCTCGCGGAGCGCTTCAGCGGCCGTCTCGACGTCCGCCTCGCGCGCGTCCTCGCTCATAGCTGGGCTTCGACGGCGTCGTAGTCGGGGAAGTCGGGCCACTCCTCGGCGACCCACGCGTACTCGACGGTGCGGTCCTCGTCGAGGACGAAGACGGCGGGTCGCGGCTCCGCGACGCCCGCCATCCCGTCTAACTCCATGGCGATGCCGTACTGCTCGGCGACGCCGTTCGCGGGGTCCGAGTAGAGCCGGTAGTCGCCCTCGATGTCGCGCTCTTCGAGCAAGTCCTTGTGCGCGTACGGCGTCGAGATAGAGAGGCCGACGACCGTCGCCTTCTCGTGCCATCCCCGGTCGCGGATCTCGTTCCAGACGTACGTCGCCGGGAACGCGCCGTCCATCGCGTGAAAGACGAGGACGACGGGGTCGTCGCTGTCCGCACAGACCGAAGAGAGCGCGACGTCCTCCCAGAACTCCTCGTTGACGAGCGGTCGGGTGAAGTCCGGGGCCGTCTCGCCCTCCTCGGGGTGGTCGGTCGCCTCCAGTTCGACGACGTCGAAGTCGAGGTCCATTCAGGCCACCTCCCGTTCTCCGCCCTCGGCTCCCTCACCGTACGTCCGGTCGAGATACTCGACGATGTTGGCGCTCTCGCTCATCGTGACGCCCGTGTTCTCGTCGACGATAGCGGGGACGGTCCGCTTTCCCGAGAGCCGCTTGACCACGTCTCGCTCCGAGTGCATCGGCTCGATGAACCGCGAGCGGTACGCCAGGTCGTGTTTCCTGAGCTTCCGGACGACGCGCTCACAGAACGGGCACGCCTGCAACCGGTAGAGTGTGATGGCGGGATCGCTCATACGGCCGCTGGTACGCGAGAGAGCCGGGTAAGGGCTTCGGCGGGGTCATGACAAGCCTTAATCCCCGGGAATGACAACTTCGACCGTCCGATGGCCCTAGACCCACCTGTGTCGTTCGCGCTGTCCGCTGCGATGCTCCAGACCTACGAGGTCGTGGGCGTCGCAATTCCGCAGAGTGCCGTGTTGGTCGGTGGCATCGTCTCGATAGTCCTCCTCATCGTGCTGTCGGCGTTCTTCTCCTCCTCGGAGATCGCGATGTTCTCCCTGCCGGCCCACCGGACGGACGCGCTGGTCGAGGACGGCGTGCCCGGGTCGAAGACGCTCAAACAACTCAAGTCCGACCCCCACCGCCTGCTGGTGACCATCCTCGTCGGGAACAACATGGTCAACATCGCGATGTCCTCCATCGCGACCGGACTGCTCGCGATGTACCTCTCACAGGGTCAGGCCGTCGCGGTCGCGACGTTCGGCATCACCGCCGTCGTCCTGCTGTTCGGCGAGAGCGCCCCCAAGAGCTACGCCGTCGAGAACACGGAGTCGTGGGCGCTCCGCATCGCCCGACCGCTGAAGGCCGCCGAGAAGGCGCTGCTCCCGCTCATCCTGCTGTTCGACTACCTGACCCGCGTCGTCAACAAGATAACCGGTGGCCGCTCGGCCATCGAGACCTCGTACGTCACCCGCGAGGAGATTCAGGACATCATCGAGACGGGCGAACGCGAGGGGGTGTTAGACGAGGAGGAACGCGAGATGCTCCAGCGCACCCTGCGGTTCAACGACACCATCGCCAAGGAGGTGATGACCCCGCGACTGGACATGACCGCCGTCGCCAAGGAAGACTCCGTTCGCGAGGCGCTGGAGACCTGCATCCAGAGCGGCCACGCGCGACTGCCCGTCTACGAGGGGAGTCTGGACAACGTCATCGGCGTCGTCCACATCCGCGATCTGGTTCGGGACCTCAACTACGGCGAGGCCATCCCCGAGGACATCGTCTTAGAGGACCTCATCGAACCGACGCTGCACGTCCCCGAGTCGAAGAACGTCGACGACCTCCTGACCGAGATGCGCAAGGAGCGCATGCACATGGTCATCGTCATCGACGAGTTCGGGACCACCGAGGGACTGGTGACGATGGAGGACCTGACCGAGGAGATCGTCGGCGAGATCCTCGAGGGCGAGGAGGACGAGCCCATCGAGTACGTCGACGACGACACGGTGACGGTCAAGGGCGAGGTCAACATCGAGGAGGTCAACGAGGCGCTGGAGTTAGAGCTCCCCGAGGGCGAGGAGTTCGAGACCATCGCGGGCTTCATCTTCAACCGAGCCGGCCGCCTCGTCGAGGAGGGCGAGACCATCACCTACGACGGCGTCGAGATACGCGTCGAACAGGTCGAGAACACGCGCATCATGAAGGCCCGCGTCGTCCGGCTGGATCCGGACGACGAGGAGGCCGCCGATACCGCCACCGACGCCGACGCAGAGGAAGCCCAACCCGAGTAACTCACAGCAGCGCGTCGACGGCGAGGAACGCGCCGTAACTCACGGCGAAGGCGAGCAACAGCGAGCCGAGCCACGCCAGCACCGTCTTGCCCATCTTCTCGCGGCTCACTTCGCCGCCGCCGGCGGCCGCGCCCGACCCGACGATCGCGGAGACGATGATCTCGTTGAACGAGACGGGGATGCCGAAGAAGACGGCGGCTTGGGCGATGATGAAACTCGGGATGAGCGCGGCGATCGATCGCCGCGGACCGAGCGAGGAGTAGTCCTGTGCCAGCGCCTTGATCATCCGCGGCGCGCCGGTCCACGACCCGACGAGCAGGCCGACGCCGCCGAACAGGAGGACGCCGGTGATGGGGATTCCCGACGTCAGATCGGTGTCCAGTAGCGGGACGAGCGGCCCCAGCGCGAGGCCGACCTGACTCCCGCCGGCCGAGAACGCGACCAGCCCCCCGAGCACCAGCAGGAAGTGCCGCTGGCCGGCCGCGGGGTCGTTGCGCATGTCGCGATAGAGCAGACCCGCACCGAGAAGGACGGCCAGTGCCGTGACGGCGGCCATCGTCGGTATCTCTGGTGTCCCGGCCGAGCGAGCCACCGCGCGAGCGACGGACGCCTGTTCGTTGCCCGGCGCGAGAAAGACGAACTCGATGTTGGCGAGGATGGCTCCGACGAGACCGCCCAGTAACGGCACGATACGCTCTTCGGCGGTGTTCTCGTGGCGCAGCAGCCACGCCGTCCCGAAGGCCATCCCGCCGCCGAAGAAGGGCGTCGCCGTCCACAGCGCGACGATCTCGACGTACTTGTCGATCGCGGGCGCGCCGCCGATCGCCAGCCCGACGCCGACGACGGCTCCGGTGACGGTGAAGGCGGTCGCGATCGGGTAGCCGGTGAAGATGCCGACCGCGACCAGCGCCGCCGCCGTCAGCAGCGCGACGATGGCCGCGACCGCGGTCAGCCCCTGCCCCTCGGGAAAGACGATGAGGCCGCTCCCGACGGTCTCCGTGACGTTCGCGCCCTGTAACACCGCGCCGGCCAGTCCGAGGATGCCGACGAAAAAGCCCGCCCGCATCACCGAAATCGCGTTCGCGCCGACCGCCGGAGCGAACGGCGTGGACCCGGAAGAGCCGGCACCGATGGTCCACGCCATGAACAGGCTGGCCGCCGACGCGACCACCAGCGTCACCAACACGCTCGTCGCTACCATCTTTTCATCTACTCCGGCGTTTGCCCTAGCGCGCAATGAGCCTACCGCCTGCAGCGGTTATCTCCACTCGAAACGAAGGGGTATGCGGACGTGTCGCACGGAAGTCCCTACAGTTGGTTTCTTAGCGCTCGCTGTCGGAGTAACGAGCCACGTGTTCGCTGTTCGAAACGAGGGGGCGGGATTCGACCTTCGCGGGCGACAGCGCTCGCACGGAGACGAGCTCAGTTCGTTTTAGCGTCGGCGATGCTGGAAGACGCTATCGGCGACAGAACCGTCGCCTCAGTTCGTCTTCGCCTCTCGGACGCCAAACCGATGCCGCTCGCACGGAGACGAGCTTAGTTCGTTTTGGCGTCGGCGATGCTGGAAGACGCTATCGGCGACAGAACCGTCGCCTCAGTTCGTCTTCGCATCGGTCTCCTCCCCCGGTTCCGTCGCCTCGACGCCCTCCGCCGCTTCGACGTGATCTGTCGCCTTCTCGGTGTCGACGTGCCAGCGGTCGACGGACTGGTCGAAATCGGCCAGTCGGTTCGAGACGCGCATCTTCAGGTCGTCGTCGTTGACGTTGACCTCGAAGACGTACTCGGGGCGGTCCTCGCCGTTGATGCGCCGGAGGTTCGCGCTGACGAGCTCGTTGTCGAAGTAGTATGGCGCGATCTGTGTCATCACGTTGCGGTAGACGGCGTCCTCGACTTTGCGGAGGGCCTTTCGACCCGCAGAGTCGGCCGCGCGGGCGACGTAGTCGACGGACTCGCCCCACTTGTCGATGGCCGCGTCGGGCTCGTCTAGGTTCTCGTAGGACTCCGAGAGCTTCTCGCCGGCCGTCTGGAGGTCCTCGTCGGGGTTCTTTCCCGCCTGTTCCCCCTTCCCCTCGTCGACGCTCGCCTGTTCCGCGGTCTTCTCGTTGACGTCCTCGTCCAGTCGCTCGTGGCTCTTGGGCCGCCACTCGTCGAACTCCGCCAGCGCGTCTTCGTCCACGTCGGCCGCCGTCTCCTCCGCGACGAGGAGGTCTTTCAGCGCCTGTGTGATGCGCTCGCCGTGCTCGACGACGTCGACCCAACCGCCCTGTGTCTTGAATCCGGAAACGCTCTCTTCGATGTCTGCCATTGTAAAACGATCCGTGGGAACGGTCTGTTACCGTACTGTCCCACAGTTCTCGCTCGGGGCGAATAACGTTTCCCCCTGCGTCCGCCGCCGCACTCTCGCCCGCCACTTATCCCGCTCGCGCACGTACCCGAGGGCGATGACATCCGCACTATTCGTCGTCAGCGAGCACGGCTACTGGGGCGAGGAATGTATCGAACCGCTGACCACGCTCGACGAGGCGGGCGTCGACATCACCGTAGCGACGCCCACCGGCGATCCGCCGGAGGTCGACGAGCGCTCGGTCGACCCCGACGAGGTCGGCGAGGAGACGGCCGAACACGTCACGGAGGTCCACGAGAGCGACGAGCGACTCAACGATCCGACGCCCGTCGCTCGGACCGAGGCGGACAACTACGACGTCGTCGTCTTCCCTGGCGGCCACGGCACTGAGTGGGACATCAATCAGGACAGCGACGCGCGGCGACTCCTCCGGGACGCCGTCGAGGGCGAGGACGGCAAGGCGCTCGTCGTCTGTCACGCCGCGGGCCTGCTCGGCTTCACGCGCGACAGCGACGGCGGTTTCCTCGCGGCGGACCGCTCGGTCACCGGCTTCCCGAACGAGTGGGAAGAGGGCATCGTCGACGACGACGACCGGATGCCCGACGGCCGAAAGCTCCCCTACTGGGTCGAAGACGAGGCGAAGGCGGCCGGCGCGGACTGGGACGCCGAACTCGACGCGGACACGAGCGTCACCGTCGACGGCGACCTCG encodes the following:
- a CDS encoding type 1 glutamine amidotransferase domain-containing protein; amino-acid sequence: MTSALFVVSEHGYWGEECIEPLTTLDEAGVDITVATPTGDPPEVDERSVDPDEVGEETAEHVTEVHESDERLNDPTPVARTEADNYDVVVFPGGHGTEWDINQDSDARRLLRDAVEGEDGKALVVCHAAGLLGFTRDSDGGFLAADRSVTGFPNEWEEGIVDDDDRMPDGRKLPYWVEDEAKAAGADWDAELDADTSVTVDGDLVTARGPESSSAAAQTLLEELGIEQTA